A window from Neobacillus sp. PS3-40 encodes these proteins:
- a CDS encoding multidrug efflux SMR transporter — translation MDWTYLILAGVFEVVAVSGMNEISKHRNLRSFTTFLGGMILSFGFLSLAMQVLPMGTSYAVWTGMGTIGGTLVGMLIYKESHDWKRILFISMTLIAAIGLKLTA, via the coding sequence GTGGATTGGACTTATCTTATTTTAGCTGGTGTATTTGAAGTGGTTGCAGTTTCAGGTATGAACGAAATAAGTAAACATAGAAACTTAAGGTCATTTACCACTTTTTTAGGAGGGATGATATTGAGCTTTGGGTTTCTAAGTTTAGCAATGCAAGTACTCCCGATGGGGACTTCATACGCAGTCTGGACTGGAATGGGTACCATAGGGGGTACACTAGTAGGGATGTTAATTTATAAGGAATCACATGATTGGAAGCGAATTTTATTTATAAGTATGACCTTAATAGCAGCTATTGGTTTGAAACTGACAGCGTAA
- a CDS encoding metal-sensitive transcriptional regulator, with amino-acid sequence MEYNKQTKNRLKRIEGQIRGVLKMMDENQGCDKVINQLSAVCSAVNHTIGVIVTENLKVCLLDQMNDEERSEELIKEAVNYLVRSNKK; translated from the coding sequence GTGGAATATAACAAGCAAACAAAAAATCGTTTAAAAAGGATTGAAGGTCAAATTCGTGGAGTTTTAAAAATGATGGATGAAAACCAAGGTTGTGACAAAGTAATAAACCAATTATCTGCAGTCTGTTCTGCTGTTAATCATACCATTGGTGTTATTGTTACGGAGAACCTGAAAGTCTGTTTATTAGACCAAATGAACGATGAAGAAAGATCTGAGGAATTGATCAAGGAAGCTGTTAATTATTTAGTGAGGAGCAATAAAAAGTAG
- a CDS encoding rhodanese-like domain-containing protein has protein sequence MKTITAGEVQQKLEKGVQLNIIDVRETNEVAMGKIPTAINIPLGLIEFRKQDLDKNKEYIIVCQSGGRSSQATRYLDSYGFIVTNMDGGMMSWEGEVE, from the coding sequence ATGAAAACAATAACAGCAGGAGAAGTACAACAAAAATTAGAAAAAGGTGTGCAATTAAATATTATTGATGTTCGTGAAACTAATGAAGTAGCAATGGGTAAAATCCCAACAGCTATCAATATTCCACTTGGGTTGATTGAATTCCGTAAGCAAGATCTTGATAAAAATAAAGAGTACATTATTGTCTGTCAATCAGGTGGAAGAAGCTCACAGGCAACTAGATATTTAGATAGTTATGGTTTTATTGTAACAAATATGGATGGCGGAATGATGTCATGGGAAGGCGAAGTTGAGTAA
- a CDS encoding MFS transporter, translating into MRNNYRYKIMLMMALMVIINYIDRGAISYGQKEIIGEFGFDTIAWGAVLGYFGYGYLFGSLFGGILSDKKGPKFVWILIGISWSIFVIATAFAGDMGKALFGGSALAGFAVVRILFGFSEGPTFSTINKTNANWATPKERGFAASVGLLGTPLGALLTAPVAVGLLSIVSWKVVFVILGCLGLIWIVIWSKMFTDLPEKHPKVSKDELERIRSVKDLLPDEKIIGQKDDLVRWFHFFKNPTLIFNAIGYFAFQYVNFLLLTWTPKYLQDQFGFQLSSLWYLGMIPWVGAVFTVLLGGKISDFLRAKTGSLRIARSGLAVVSLLCTAISFIIIPIQHSIVGVMVLMCIGNAFNFLPNSVYWSVIIDTEPSRAGTFGGITHFITNIATILAPTLTGFLVVTYGYSSMFIAAGIAAGIGMIAMTFVRPGIRKAKTKTPPSERLSI; encoded by the coding sequence ATGCGGAATAACTATCGCTATAAAATTATGTTAATGATGGCGCTGATGGTTATTATCAACTATATCGACCGTGGTGCTATTTCATATGGACAAAAAGAAATTATTGGAGAGTTTGGATTTGACACGATTGCATGGGGAGCAGTGCTTGGATATTTCGGTTATGGTTATTTATTTGGCTCACTTTTTGGGGGTATTCTCTCAGATAAAAAGGGACCAAAATTTGTTTGGATTTTAATTGGAATCAGTTGGTCGATTTTCGTTATTGCAACTGCATTTGCAGGGGATATGGGTAAAGCGTTGTTTGGTGGTTCAGCTTTAGCAGGCTTCGCAGTTGTACGTATTTTATTTGGATTTTCAGAAGGACCAACATTTTCGACCATTAATAAAACAAATGCCAACTGGGCAACCCCAAAAGAGCGTGGTTTTGCGGCATCTGTGGGGCTTTTAGGCACTCCTTTAGGTGCGTTGTTAACGGCACCTGTCGCTGTAGGGCTTTTATCAATTGTGAGCTGGAAAGTTGTGTTCGTTATTCTTGGCTGTTTGGGGCTAATTTGGATTGTTATATGGTCAAAGATGTTTACAGATTTACCAGAAAAACATCCTAAAGTTTCAAAAGACGAACTTGAAAGAATCCGCTCAGTCAAAGATTTATTGCCTGATGAAAAAATAATTGGGCAAAAAGATGATTTGGTAAGATGGTTTCATTTCTTTAAAAATCCAACTTTAATTTTTAATGCTATAGGGTATTTTGCCTTTCAATATGTTAATTTTTTATTACTGACATGGACACCAAAATACTTACAAGATCAATTTGGTTTCCAATTATCTTCTTTATGGTATTTAGGAATGATACCTTGGGTTGGAGCTGTCTTTACCGTGTTACTTGGTGGTAAAATCTCTGATTTCTTACGGGCAAAAACAGGAAGTTTACGGATTGCAAGGTCAGGCTTAGCAGTTGTTTCATTACTATGTACAGCAATTAGTTTTATAATAATTCCTATCCAACACAGTATTGTAGGTGTAATGGTTTTAATGTGTATTGGTAACGCCTTCAATTTCCTACCGAATTCTGTTTATTGGTCAGTCATCATTGATACTGAGCCAAGTCGAGCAGGAACATTTGGTGGTATTACTCACTTTATCACGAATATAGCTACGATTCTTGCACCTACATTGACTGGATTTTTAGTCGTAACATATGGTTATTCCTCGATGTTTATTGCAGCAGGAATTGCTGCGGGAATTGGAATGATAGCCATGACATTCGTTAGGCCAGGAATAAGGAAAGCAAAAACTAAAACTCCTCCTTCGGAAAGGTTGAGTATCTAA
- a CDS encoding YbfB/YjiJ family MFS transporter, with protein sequence MSLIIAMGIGRFAYTPILPLMQDDLSFSNAVAGYLATSNYAGYLIGAILTGVIPLKKHRTIFLRLSLIISIITTACMGLTHSDILWYGLRFLSGFASAYVFVLASSIVLDLLSARDKTNWSGIFYGGVGIGIFLTGLIIPILNRSFKWEGSWVGLAILSVIFTFFVWIWLKDTPHIPDRMIKQEISTQVPPLKWLPWLIIAYGLEGLGYIVTGTFIVSIAQKTPSFSGDAIFVWMIVGLAAVPSCIIWSSLAKKWGFVKTLVFAMILQSLGIAMPVILMAQTGLVISALLFGATFMGITTIATTLARQMSPSNSSRIIGYLTAVYAVGQMIGPTIAGILSSFTHNYNSALLGAACVVLVGACLLLKGIQFEKNPNFSKQY encoded by the coding sequence TTGTCTTTAATAATCGCGATGGGGATTGGAAGGTTTGCCTATACTCCAATTCTTCCCCTTATGCAAGATGATCTTTCGTTTTCAAATGCAGTTGCTGGTTACCTTGCCACAAGTAATTACGCAGGATATTTGATAGGAGCAATATTAACAGGGGTCATTCCTTTGAAGAAGCACAGAACGATTTTTTTGAGGTTAAGTTTGATTATCAGCATAATAACCACTGCATGCATGGGTCTAACTCATTCTGATATACTTTGGTATGGGCTTCGCTTTCTGTCTGGCTTTGCAAGTGCTTACGTGTTCGTCTTAGCCTCTAGCATCGTGTTAGATTTATTATCTGCCAGAGACAAGACAAATTGGTCAGGCATTTTCTATGGAGGAGTAGGGATTGGAATCTTTTTAACTGGGCTGATCATTCCAATTTTAAATCGTTCATTTAAGTGGGAAGGCTCATGGGTAGGATTGGCTATCTTAAGTGTAATCTTTACTTTCTTTGTATGGATCTGGCTAAAAGATACTCCCCACATTCCTGATCGGATGATTAAACAAGAAATTTCAACACAGGTGCCTCCATTAAAATGGCTCCCTTGGCTGATTATTGCCTATGGATTGGAGGGATTAGGGTACATCGTCACGGGTACGTTTATCGTATCGATTGCTCAAAAGACCCCAAGCTTTAGTGGTGATGCTATCTTTGTTTGGATGATTGTAGGATTGGCAGCGGTTCCATCTTGTATAATCTGGTCTTCACTAGCTAAAAAATGGGGCTTCGTTAAAACTTTAGTATTTGCAATGATTTTACAATCCTTAGGCATTGCGATGCCTGTCATTTTGATGGCCCAAACTGGTCTAGTAATAAGTGCATTATTATTTGGAGCTACATTTATGGGGATCACTACAATTGCTACAACTTTAGCACGGCAAATGAGCCCATCTAATAGCAGTCGGATTATTGGCTATCTGACAGCTGTTTATGCTGTTGGGCAAATGATCGGACCAACAATTGCTGGAATTTTATCATCATTCACTCATAATTATAATTCTGCTTTGCTAGGAGCCGCATGTGTAGTATTAGTTGGCGCATGCTTGCTGTTAAAAGGAATTCAATTTGAAAAGAATCCTAACTTCAGTAAACAATACTAA
- a CDS encoding DUF4190 domain-containing protein, which produces MVEKTETNSNSITSLALGILSIIIPIIGLVLGVIGVVVSRKASKEILKTKEGGKGLATSGLICSVVGIVIQLFAILGYVAFTSVTNLG; this is translated from the coding sequence ATGGTCGAGAAAACTGAAACAAATAGTAATTCTATAACTTCCTTAGCTCTTGGCATTCTATCAATCATAATACCTATAATTGGATTAGTTCTAGGTGTTATAGGAGTTGTAGTTTCAAGAAAAGCATCGAAAGAGATTTTAAAAACAAAAGAAGGTGGCAAGGGACTAGCAACTTCTGGTTTAATTTGTAGTGTGGTGGGAATTGTAATACAACTCTTTGCAATATTGGGTTATGTCGCTTTCACTTCTGTTACTAACTTAGGCTAG
- a CDS encoding ABC transporter ATP-binding protein has product MLRLFRFLKPFTLMIIAVLVFVFLQTLSDLYLPTLMSDIINKGVMQGDSGKIMRIGGLMLLIAGGGAVCAIIASFLSSKASVGLGTILRSKVFERVESYSLHEIDKFGTATLITRTTNDINQVQMVLIMILRMMISAPMMAIGGIIMALREDKELTWVLAIAIPVLAGVIALIASRMFPIFKRIQGKVDRINLVLREKLVGIRVIRAFNMVAHEEKRFEHANVDLTDNYIKVNKIMAYMMPAIMLVMNFTSLAVLWFGGIFISKGNMDLGALAAFSQYAMQIMFSMLMLSFMFIMVPRAQAAAVRINEVLETLPGITDRAKVEGTFTQKGFVEFKDVTFTYHGAEQPALYDISFSAKPGEVTAIIGSTGAGKSTLINLIPRFYDVDSGSILIDGVDVREMSQETLRAKIGFVPQKAILFSGTITENIRFGKEEVTEDEIKHAAKIAQATEFIESMDGGFEYQIAQGGTNVSGGQKQRLSIARALVRKPEVYVFDDSFSALDFKTDARLRAALKHEIAEATVIIVAQRVGTVMDADRIIVLNEGKIAGIGTHKELLETSQVYLEIVSSQLSEEEIA; this is encoded by the coding sequence ATGTTAAGGTTGTTTAGGTTTTTAAAACCGTTTACATTAATGATTATCGCTGTGCTGGTCTTCGTATTTTTGCAGACATTAAGTGATCTTTATCTACCAACCCTGATGTCTGATATTATCAACAAAGGTGTGATGCAAGGTGATTCTGGGAAAATTATGCGAATTGGCGGTTTGATGCTCTTGATTGCAGGAGGGGGAGCAGTTTGTGCAATTATTGCCAGCTTCTTATCCTCAAAAGCCTCTGTAGGTCTCGGGACAATCCTGCGCAGCAAGGTTTTTGAAAGAGTTGAAAGCTATTCGTTACATGAAATTGATAAATTTGGTACAGCAACACTTATAACCAGGACAACTAACGATATTAACCAAGTTCAAATGGTTTTAATTATGATCTTGCGCATGATGATCAGTGCTCCCATGATGGCGATTGGAGGTATTATCATGGCTTTGCGCGAAGACAAGGAGCTTACGTGGGTATTAGCAATCGCTATACCTGTTTTGGCTGGTGTGATTGCTTTAATTGCATCTCGTATGTTTCCAATTTTTAAAAGAATACAAGGAAAAGTTGATAGAATAAATCTTGTTTTACGAGAAAAGCTTGTTGGGATTCGTGTAATCAGAGCATTTAACATGGTTGCCCACGAAGAAAAACGTTTTGAACATGCGAATGTTGACCTTACAGACAATTATATAAAAGTTAATAAAATCATGGCTTACATGATGCCGGCAATTATGCTAGTCATGAACTTTACTTCGTTAGCCGTTTTATGGTTTGGTGGAATCTTTATTAGTAAAGGCAATATGGACCTAGGCGCGTTGGCAGCATTTTCCCAATATGCCATGCAAATCATGTTCTCCATGCTGATGCTTTCCTTTATGTTTATCATGGTTCCTCGTGCCCAAGCAGCAGCAGTTAGGATAAATGAAGTTTTGGAAACTCTCCCTGGGATAACCGATAGAGCGAAGGTTGAAGGCACTTTCACACAGAAAGGCTTTGTTGAATTTAAAGATGTCACATTCACTTACCATGGCGCTGAACAACCTGCTTTATATGATATTTCATTTTCTGCAAAACCTGGAGAAGTAACCGCTATTATCGGGAGTACAGGTGCAGGCAAGTCCACTCTAATTAACTTGATTCCACGGTTCTACGATGTGGACTCTGGCAGTATTCTCATTGACGGAGTAGATGTTAGGGAAATGTCCCAGGAGACCCTCCGTGCTAAAATTGGGTTCGTACCGCAAAAAGCCATCCTATTTTCAGGAACAATTACCGAAAATATTAGGTTCGGTAAAGAAGAGGTTACAGAAGACGAAATTAAACATGCGGCTAAAATCGCTCAAGCAACTGAATTTATTGAGAGCATGGACGGAGGCTTTGAATACCAAATCGCTCAGGGAGGTACAAACGTTTCGGGTGGACAAAAGCAGCGGCTGTCCATTGCCAGGGCACTAGTAAGAAAACCAGAAGTATATGTTTTTGATGACAGTTTTTCAGCCCTTGATTTCAAAACTGATGCCCGTTTGCGAGCCGCTTTAAAGCATGAAATAGCAGAAGCAACAGTCATTATTGTTGCCCAAAGGGTAGGGACTGTTATGGATGCTGATCGGATTATCGTACTTAATGAAGGTAAAATTGCCGGTATAGGAACTCATAAAGAGCTTTTAGAAACTAGTCAAGTATACTTGGAGATTGTTTCCTCACAACTTTCTGAGGAGGAGATTGCATGA
- a CDS encoding multidrug efflux SMR transporter, translating into MNRDWTFVFEAAFFEILWVIGLKHSSNWGSWIGTIIAIFISTYLLICAANRLPVSTVYAVFTGIGTMGAVLAEIIIFEEPFSWIKLFLILLLLAGVVGLKMLTNEDSDEKGEAV; encoded by the coding sequence ATGAATCGAGATTGGACATTTGTTTTCGAAGCAGCTTTTTTTGAAATATTGTGGGTAATTGGGTTAAAACACTCTAGTAATTGGGGTTCGTGGATTGGCACAATTATAGCAATTTTTATTTCAACTTACTTGTTGATTTGTGCTGCCAATAGGTTGCCAGTCAGTACTGTTTATGCAGTTTTTACTGGTATTGGCACAATGGGAGCAGTTCTGGCAGAAATAATTATTTTTGAAGAACCATTCAGTTGGATTAAATTATTCCTTATACTTTTGCTGTTGGCTGGTGTGGTCGGTCTCAAAATGTTAACAAATGAAGATTCGGATGAAAAAGGAGAGGCGGTGTAG
- a CDS encoding rhodanese-like domain-containing protein, which translates to MSAVNIVMLITLVGLLVWRLRPVKGVRNITTTELKNELGNKDKQYIDVRTPGEFKSKSIKTFKNIPLDQLSTKASSLSMEKEVVIICQSGMRSTKAAKMLKSLGFTKITNVKGGMSAWR; encoded by the coding sequence ATGAGTGCAGTAAATATAGTTATGTTGATTACTTTGGTTGGTTTATTGGTATGGCGTCTTCGTCCGGTTAAGGGCGTTCGAAACATTACGACAACAGAATTGAAAAATGAACTAGGCAACAAGGATAAACAATATATTGATGTTCGCACACCGGGTGAGTTCAAAAGTAAGTCCATAAAAACGTTTAAAAATATCCCACTCGATCAACTATCAACTAAAGCCTCTTCTTTATCAATGGAAAAAGAAGTAGTTATCATTTGCCAAAGTGGTATGAGAAGTACCAAAGCAGCAAAAATGTTAAAATCTCTAGGATTTACTAAAATTACAAACGTTAAAGGCGGTATGAGCGCTTGGCGATAG
- a CDS encoding 4-oxalocrotonate tautomerase family protein, giving the protein MPYVNIKITNENVTPEKKALLIKGATQLLVDVLGKNPNTTVVVIDEVDTDNWGIAGETITVRRKNGQ; this is encoded by the coding sequence GTGCCATATGTAAATATCAAAATTACAAATGAAAATGTAACTCCAGAAAAAAAAGCATTACTTATTAAAGGAGCAACACAATTACTAGTGGATGTGCTAGGTAAAAACCCTAATACAACGGTTGTGGTTATTGATGAAGTAGATACTGATAATTGGGGGATTGCAGGAGAAACAATAACGGTTCGGAGAAAAAATGGGCAGTAA
- a CDS encoding NAD(P)H-dependent oxidoreductase — MDKMLVINAHSNGDSPSSFSLQVYNHFLKLYKELKNPIERIEIINLYSEDIPSIGPTVLSAWKKLAEGERITDEERRITQRMTTILHQFKSANKYVIVIPLHNFNIPSKLKDYMDNILIVRETFKYTENGPMGLLKDGRSLLVIQASGSIYTNNDWYSEVEYSHKYLKSMFNLMGIEDYQIIRAQGTALLNLEDILEKAYKEAEEAAVRLSTEKLENE, encoded by the coding sequence ATGGATAAAATGCTTGTAATTAATGCTCACTCGAATGGTGATTCTCCATCTTCTTTTAGCTTGCAGGTATACAATCATTTCTTGAAGCTTTATAAAGAGCTAAAAAATCCAATAGAGAGGATTGAAATAATAAATCTTTACAGTGAAGATATACCCTCCATTGGTCCTACTGTTTTAAGTGCTTGGAAAAAGTTAGCGGAAGGTGAACGGATTACAGATGAAGAGAGAAGAATTACTCAGCGTATGACTACGATATTACATCAATTTAAAAGCGCAAATAAGTATGTAATCGTTATACCTCTGCATAACTTTAACATACCTTCAAAGCTAAAAGACTATATGGATAACATTCTTATTGTTCGGGAGACTTTTAAATACACGGAAAATGGACCAATGGGTTTACTAAAAGATGGCAGAAGTTTACTCGTTATACAAGCCAGCGGATCAATTTATACAAATAACGATTGGTATTCCGAGGTTGAATACTCTCATAAATACCTGAAATCAATGTTTAATTTAATGGGAATTGAAGATTATCAAATAATTAGGGCCCAAGGGACTGCTCTATTAAATCTTGAAGACATATTGGAAAAAGCATATAAGGAAGCAGAAGAAGCTGCCGTACGTTTATCGACTGAAAAACTTGAAAATGAATAG
- a CDS encoding glutaredoxin family protein yields MNQITVYTTNSCPYCVMMKNYLKEQGLPYREVNVQLDQVAANKLVATTGQLGVPQTEINGQWVLGFDPEKVMRLVK; encoded by the coding sequence ATGAATCAAATTACTGTTTATACGACGAATTCGTGTCCTTATTGTGTTATGATGAAGAATTATTTAAAGGAACAAGGGTTACCTTATAGAGAAGTTAATGTACAGCTAGATCAAGTAGCTGCTAATAAATTGGTTGCTACCACAGGCCAATTAGGGGTTCCACAAACAGAAATCAATGGGCAATGGGTTTTAGGTTTTGATCCAGAGAAAGTTATGAGGTTAGTAAAATAG
- a CDS encoding PLP-dependent aminotransferase family protein, whose amino-acid sequence MKNTIFAFREGSPKYKQIYEQFKVFIEKGDIKTNDQLPSIRQLAESLQVSRNTTLMAYELLVAEGYIRGEGRKGYFVNELEPMLFQNVSIPTDKKETKSVTPVIIDFRAGAVDQNNFPLKTWRKIANHVLTLTVSYQYGEPFGEDCLREQIATYLLQSRGVKTHPDSIIIGSSTQQMLINLVHILKDEYSSIIVEDPGFDGARKAFQFHRLALETIPVYETGIDFSKLEDMMSRLIFVTPSHQSPIGVSMTIQQRQMLIHWANKLKGYIIEDDYDSEFRYSQKPLPALASIDSTRVIYIGNFSKSFLPGIRLSYMVLPQNLLDLYKKQYINFDSMTSLHSQLTMAKFMEKGEWIRHLKRMRLVYKRKMQCFVLELKKQFKQNITIIGEESGLYLLVKLHLDLSEKWLIQQASLYGVKVYPTSIYFVKNQSDEPIIKLGFSHLTCGEIQLGVKLLKKAWS is encoded by the coding sequence ATGAAAAATACAATATTTGCTTTTAGAGAAGGTTCCCCTAAATACAAACAAATTTATGAACAATTTAAAGTATTTATTGAGAAGGGTGACATAAAAACTAACGATCAATTGCCTTCTATTCGTCAACTTGCAGAATCCCTTCAAGTAAGCAGAAATACGACGTTAATGGCATATGAGCTACTTGTAGCTGAAGGTTATATCCGTGGTGAAGGGAGAAAAGGATATTTTGTTAACGAATTGGAGCCAATGTTATTTCAAAATGTTTCAATTCCTACAGATAAAAAGGAAACAAAATCGGTAACACCTGTGATAATAGATTTCCGAGCAGGAGCCGTCGATCAAAACAATTTTCCTCTGAAAACTTGGAGAAAAATTGCTAATCACGTTTTAACATTAACGGTGAGCTATCAATACGGGGAACCATTCGGTGAAGACTGCTTACGTGAACAAATAGCTACTTATTTATTGCAATCTCGTGGTGTTAAAACACATCCAGATTCCATAATAATCGGCAGTAGTACCCAACAAATGTTGATTAACCTTGTACACATATTAAAGGATGAATATTCAAGCATAATTGTAGAAGACCCAGGATTTGATGGAGCTAGGAAGGCCTTTCAATTCCATCGTTTAGCACTTGAAACAATACCAGTTTATGAAACAGGTATTGATTTTTCAAAATTAGAAGATATGATGTCAAGGTTAATCTTTGTAACTCCTTCCCATCAAAGTCCAATAGGGGTAAGTATGACCATTCAACAACGACAGATGCTTATCCATTGGGCTAACAAATTGAAAGGCTATATTATCGAAGACGATTATGATAGTGAATTCCGGTATTCGCAAAAACCATTGCCAGCACTTGCTTCTATAGATTCTACTAGGGTTATATATATAGGGAATTTTTCAAAGTCATTCCTTCCAGGAATTCGTCTAAGTTATATGGTACTTCCACAGAATCTTCTAGATCTTTATAAAAAGCAATATATTAATTTCGATAGTATGACTTCCCTCCATAGCCAACTTACAATGGCAAAGTTTATGGAAAAAGGAGAATGGATACGTCATCTTAAAAGAATGCGACTTGTCTATAAGCGAAAAATGCAGTGCTTTGTTTTAGAATTAAAGAAGCAATTCAAGCAAAATATAACCATTATTGGAGAAGAATCTGGTTTATACTTACTAGTAAAATTGCATTTAGATCTTTCAGAAAAATGGTTAATTCAGCAAGCTTCTTTATATGGGGTGAAAGTTTATCCTACCTCTATTTATTTTGTTAAGAATCAATCAGATGAACCAATTATTAAGCT
- a CDS encoding carboxymuconolactone decarboxylase family protein, producing the protein MEQRINYLEVAPEALKIMMEMEKYNGSTGIDRKLRELIKIRASLINGCAFCINMHTTDARKMGETEQRLFCVSAWRDCDFYTDAEKVALELTEHVTLIPTKRVPDDLYNLVRKHFSEKDYVDLVILINQINNWNRISISMGAFATTAK; encoded by the coding sequence ATGGAACAACGCATTAATTATTTGGAAGTAGCACCTGAAGCACTTAAAATTATGATGGAAATGGAAAAGTATAATGGATCTACTGGAATAGATCGTAAACTCCGTGAATTAATTAAAATCCGTGCTTCTCTAATTAATGGCTGTGCTTTTTGTATTAATATGCATACGACTGACGCTCGAAAAATGGGTGAAACGGAACAGCGTTTATTCTGTGTCAGCGCATGGAGAGATTGCGATTTCTACACAGATGCTGAAAAAGTGGCATTAGAATTAACTGAACATGTAACGTTAATTCCAACTAAGCGTGTACCTGATGATCTTTATAATCTAGTGCGTAAACATTTTAGTGAAAAAGATTATGTAGATCTTGTTATTTTAATCAATCAAATTAATAACTGGAATCGAATCTCCATTTCAATGGGAGCTTTCGCAACAACTGCAAAATAA
- a CDS encoding sulfurtransferase: MFPFLILIVIIGIYAYKRYVPVFGVSEVISYSIEEDVVVLDLRDYQSTFNEPISESLNIPYSYLKRYYKEIPKRKLLIIATDAIEKNLAIRFLLRKKFQVIGFKVIKNNGGENQWNITSKQKIV; this comes from the coding sequence ATGTTTCCGTTTCTTATCTTGATAGTAATAATAGGAATTTATGCATATAAACGTTATGTTCCTGTTTTTGGAGTATCGGAAGTTATTAGTTATTCTATTGAAGAAGATGTTGTAGTTTTGGATTTAAGGGATTACCAATCCACTTTTAATGAACCAATTTCTGAATCCCTTAATATTCCTTATTCTTATTTAAAGCGATATTATAAAGAAATTCCTAAAAGGAAACTGCTGATTATAGCAACAGATGCTATAGAAAAAAATTTAGCAATTCGCTTTTTATTACGAAAAAAATTTCAGGTTATTGGTTTTAAAGTAATTAAAAATAATGGTGGTGAAAATCAGTGGAATATAACAAGCAAACAAAAAATCGTTTAA
- a CDS encoding YjjG family noncanonical pyrimidine nucleotidase yields MKYSTLLFDLDGTLLDFNAYEQIALENLFSKHKVPLTNEIRNTYDLINKNLWLQYEKGEIPLEQVLNSRFSEALKLHNIDIDGIDWENKYREYLADGYLLIDGALEICEKLSTTHRMMIVTNGIRKTQIKRLKMSGLYKFFSEIFDSQSIGFQKPDRRFFEHVINYIDDIILDKLLIIGDSPNTDILGGINMGIDTCLFNPSNKISSGLNTIKSTYTINYLSELKEICKI; encoded by the coding sequence ATGAAATATTCAACTTTATTATTTGATTTAGATGGAACATTACTTGATTTTAATGCATATGAACAAATTGCTCTGGAAAATTTATTTTCAAAACACAAAGTTCCATTGACTAACGAAATTAGAAATACATATGATTTGATTAACAAAAATTTATGGTTACAATATGAAAAAGGTGAAATACCATTAGAACAAGTGTTAAATTCACGATTTTCAGAAGCGTTAAAATTACATAATATAGATATAGATGGTATTGATTGGGAAAATAAATATCGGGAATATCTCGCTGATGGATATCTCTTAATTGATGGTGCATTGGAAATATGTGAAAAGCTTTCGACAACACATAGAATGATGATTGTTACAAATGGGATAAGAAAAACTCAAATCAAAAGATTAAAAATGTCTGGTTTGTATAAATTCTTCAGTGAAATATTTGATTCTCAATCAATCGGCTTTCAAAAACCTGATCGAAGATTCTTTGAACATGTCATCAATTATATTGATGATATAATTTTAGATAAGTTGCTTATTATTGGAGATTCTCCAAACACTGATATATTAGGCGGAATCAATATGGGTATCGATACTTGTTTGTTTAATCCATCAAATAAGATATCATCTGGATTAAATACAATTAAAAGCACATATACGATAAATTATTTATCAGAGTTAAAAGAAATCTGTAAAATTTAA